Below is a window of Desmonostoc muscorum LEGE 12446 DNA.
TTGCAAAGTTCGTAATATAACTTCATACTTGATTTTTTTTGTTACATAAAGAAAATTCTGAGATTGGCTTCCATACCAGAAAATATATGTGTCACTTGCGTCAGTCCTGGTAAGGTCTAAGTTACAGATTTAAACCTGAACTGAAATCAGCCATTGAATAGTTGTCGCTTGCTCGAACTCTCTGGGATAACTGAATAAGCGATCGCTAATAGCTAATTATTGAGTGTTTACAATTTTTCTGTTGAGTCTCAACACCAGAATCAACCGTATTACATGGGAAGTTAGAGTTACAACAACCAAGCTTCAAGTCACGGCAAAAATGCCAGCTTGCTCAATCATTCAATCAAAGACCAAGAGCGCTCGATGTTGACGTAGGCTAAGCTTTTGCCTAAATTTTTAAGTAATTTCCTAATTGCTTCTTCTATAAATAGAGGCTTTGCTCTAAAAGACAAAAAATATAATAGTGCATAAAGCCAGGATAATTTTTGTCATCTGTTAAATTCCGGATATTTAGGATATAGGATTTAATTTTTTGCTACTCACTGTTAAGTAAATAAATCCATTCAAACCAGGATGTAAAAACGGATTTTTTGATGTTAAATTTTGAGTATTGTCCGAATTTGTTGATATAAATCAACAAAACCTTTTATTCTTCGTGGCAATAATTGTTTTAGGAGTGAACGTGAATACTAGCTTTCTTCGTAAAGGTGTTTTTTGGTTACCAAGTATAGCTACTCTTACAGTCCTGAGTAGCGGCTTATCTGCTATTGCCCAGACAGTGGATGCGGTAAACACTCAGCCACTAACCGAGTCTCCGGCAGCTGTAGTGTCTGGCAATGAATTAAGTACTGAACTGGAGGTTACAGAAACAACTGAGCCATCTACAGTAGCAAATGTAACTAGGATAGATCAGTTGCCCAATGGTGCGGCAGAAACCCTCACACCCATTCCAGGGACAGTTGCAACCTCATCTGCAAAGCTTATTTCTGAGCCTGTGCAACCCAATTCTGAGTCTATTTCTCAACCATCTGCTCCCAAAGTGGCACAATCAGATATCGATCTAGGTACAACTACTCGTGGCGGTAGTAGCTATGTTGGGGTTGCTGGGAATATTGGTTTGAGTGGTGGAGACTCATCTTTAGGCGATGGCAACTTCGCGGTAATCAGCAAAGTCGGCTTAACAAGTGCTATATCAGTCCGACCATCCGCTATCATTGGCGACAATACCACAGTTTTACTTCCCGTCACCTATGATTTTTCTTTCAAGCCAGCAGATGTTTTTAGCGAACCGTTAGGCATTGCACCTTACGTAGGAGTGGGTGCAGCCTGGAAAACTGGTGATGATTCCCAATTTGCCTTTTTAATATCTGGTGGGGTTGATGTGCCTCTTAGTTCTCAATTTACGGCAACAGCGTCTGTGAATGCAGGATTTTTCGATCAAACTGACGTGGGCTTGTTACTAGGTGTTGGTTATAATTTCAATGGCTTTTAAAAGTTAGGAGTTAGGAGTTAGGAGTTAGGAGTTAGGAGTTAGGAGTTAGGAGTTAGGAGTTAGGAGTTAGGAGTTAAGAATTCAGAATTGATAACGAGTCTAGATCTGATTAGCGTATTCATTGATCGTGAATTCTCCTGATTCTTGAATTATTCTGACTCCAGAATTCTGAATTCTGAATTCTGAATTCTGACCTTAACTCCTAACTGTTAACTTTCTACTTAGGGGTAACTTTATCAATTACCTTGATTTTGCCATCGTCTCCTACAGTCCAGACATCGTAAACACCGATGACATCACCGTTAGCATCAACATCTACATTACCGCTGGCTCCTTGGTAGTTAATATCTTTACCTTCTTTGAGCAACTTCAGTCCCTCGCAGACATCGGTAACTTCTGTACCAGGGCCGCCAGCAACTTCACGGATGTGCTTGGCTATCCCAGGGCCTGTATTTTGTTTAGCAGCTTGCGCCGCCAATACTAATAAAGCAGCAGCATCCCAAGCTTGGGGAGCGAATTCCCCTGGTGAACTATTTTTTTTCTCTTGCCAAAGCTTTTTTAAAGCGTCTAATGCTTTACCATCAGAACCAGGGACTGTGCCGATGGTTCCAGATGCAATGTATTTACCGTCACTACCTTTGCCAACTTGACCAGGAAATTCGTCTGATTTCATACCATCTGTCAGCATTACCTGCACGCCTTTACTTAGACCTTGCTGATATGCTGACTTGAGCAACAGGCTACCTGTTTCTACATAAAAAACTCCAAGGACTGCATCTGGCTTGCCAGCAAAAGCAGCAGTGGCTTCACTTTCAAAGGTAGTTGCTTTGGGGTCGTAGCGGACAGGATTCTTTTTATTGACTATGGTTCCCCCCAATTTTTCAAAAGCTTGAACAAATGCTTTTTCAAAACCCACACCATAGTCGTTATTAATTACGACGGTGGATACTCGCTTGAAACCTTTTTTAGTGGCGAGTTGGGCTAAAGCTGGGCCTTGGTAGCTATCAGGGGGAACTGTACGTGCCCAAAAACCTTTGAAGTCGCCTTTTTGTGCCTTTTCAGTAAATACAGGGCTGGTGCTACCTGGTGAAATTAACATCACTTGATTTTGAGCAGCAATTGAAACGGCGGCTGTGGAAACACTGCTAGCAAAAGAGCCAACGACGCCTGCAACCTTATCTACTGATGCTAGTTTAGTCATACCGGCAGCACCAGCTTTCGGGTCTGTTTGGTCGTCTACAGCAACAAGGGTAACAGGTTGGCCATTTACACCACCGCAAGCGTTGACGGTTTGCACTAGCAAGGGAACACTAGCAGCCATCTGCTGTCCAATAGATGCTAAATCGCCTGTTGTTGGCAGCAGGGAACCAATTTTCAGTCCACTAGCTGTAGGGTTACTTCCATTACCATCTTCACAAGCCCCTAACAGAAACCCACTTGCTAGGGTAATTATACTCAAGGTTAAGGCTGCACTAATTCTTTGCATAAGTTACTTTCACTCCTCAATATATTTAGGAGCCTAAAAGTAATATTCAAACTACATTTGCAAGTTAGTTTGATTTTATCAGGACTCCAAAGGATAAATCATATCATCCCTCTGAAGAAGTAAAAGTCCTTACTCTTAAGTGCGAGTATTTTTTGCACACAATATAGTGCGATATCTATGTCAAAGTCTGAAAAACGGAGAGGGAGGGATTCGAACCCTCGGTACGGAGTTGCCTGCCGTACAACAGATTAGCAATCTGCCGCTTTCGACCACTCAGCCACCTCTCCTGGGTCACGAATAATAAGGTTAGCAGATTTATTTGGGAGAGTCAATAGTCATTAGTCATTTGTCTTTTGTTTTTCTCCAATGACCAATGACTAATTTCTCAAAGGACTTGCGATCGCATCCAGGCCACGGGCAAAGAACGTAACTTTTGCCACTGAGGCACGTAGGCGCGTTTCGTGAAGGCATTATAATCGTTACGTTCAATTACGGTTAAAATCCCACTGTAATGCATCAGAGCCGCCCACACAGGCCAACGACCATCATAAGCTAGGCAGGAGATTCCTTTTTCTGCCTTGCGATAAAACTGTCGTGCCCGAGCAATTTGAAAGCGCATTAAGGAACGCCAGCGATCGTCAACTATACCCGCAAACAAATCTTGTTCGGTATAGTTGAATCTTGCCAAATCTTCTAGAGGAATATAAATTCGCCCACGTCGCGCATCCTCGCCTACATCCCGCAAGATGTTGGTGAGTTGCTTGGCAATTCCCAAGGCAATTTCTTCTTCGGTGGGATTATGTGACTGTTGTTGACGATTCCACGGAGCTGTATTTTTGCTAGTATCCAATCCCATGACTGCTGTTGACATCAAGCCTACAGTGCCGGCGACACGATAACAGTAGAGATATAACTCCTCGAAGGTTTCATAGCGACTTCGGTATAAGTCCATACGTTGACCAGCTATCATATCCCGAAAAGGCTCAATGTCCATCGGGAAGCGTTGAACAGTATCTACCAAAGCTACGTCGAAATTATCCAATGGGCGTCCAGCAAAAATCGATTCTAGCTGCTGCTCCCATAGGTCTAGGGTTTCTGGGGTGGTAATAGCAGATGCAGGACCATCCACCAGTTCATCTAAACGGCGACACCAAGCATAGATTGCCCAAATAGCAGGACGCTTTTCCTTGCTCAGAAGCAAAGTACTGAGGTAAAAAGTCGTGGAATACTTGGCTATGAGATGACGACAAAGTTCGTAGGACTCGTCCACAGAGACCAGCGTTTTCATGCGGGCTTTCGATTCAGGCAGTTGCAGCATTCGTTGCAGGCGGTCGGGTGAGCGTTTGCAGGTTTGAGGATTTTGCTACCGGGAAGGCCTCAGAAATCGCCTGTGCTGTCAGCTTACCAGAAAGTACGGCACCTTCCATACTGCCTAAGTAGCGTTGCATGGTGTAACTTCCGGCGAGATAGAAGTTGACAATTGGCGTGACTTGTGCAGGACGGTACTGTTGACGACCGGGGGTCGCTTTGTAAACTGAACGCGGCGTTTTCACCACATGAGATTTCAGCAGTTTTGCTGGGTTGTCTCCCCCAAAGTGGTCGGGGAAGAGTTTTTCTAACTCGGCAATTGTTGCAGCCACAATCTCCTCATCGGATTTGGCTATCCAATCTTTTGCCGGGGCTAGAACTAATTCCAGCATCGAGCGGTCAGGGTTGGCGTATTCACGGCAGGTATTGCTCATATCAGCATAAACGCTCAGGAGTGGCGATCGCGAAAATAGCAAGTGATCAATTTCTGTCAGTTTCCGGTCAAACCACAGATGCAGGTTGATCACTGGTACTCCTTCTAAGCCTTCTAGCTTCTGGAAAAACTCCATTTGCTTCCAAGACCCAGGCAAGATCGCTTTCAGGGGGTCAACTGATATGGCTGATACATAGGAATCAGCTGTGATAATTTCATCTTCTGCTCCATTTAACCCCCGAATCAAGAATCCTTTAACCGTGTTATCGGGGTTGAGCAAAATTTCTTTCAACGGTGCATTTAACCGCACTTCGCCACCACGTTCTGTGATGTAATCTACGATAGGGTTGCATAGGCGTTCTGTGGGAGAACCGTCCAAAAATGCAATCTTAGAACCGTATCGTTCTTGCAGAAAGCGGTTTAGCGCAGTTAACAGAATCGTTGCAGAAACTTCATCGGGATTGATAAAGGTGAGGGCTTTACATGCAGCGATAAACACGTCACTAGTTACTCGCTCATCAACACCTTGCCTTTCCAACCACTCTAAGAAGCTGTACTTGTCCATGTCTTCAACATACTTTTGACCCCGAACCACTGCTGGAAGTAGGCCAATTGCAAATCGAATCTTCTGCTCCCAAGTCAACATGTCTTTGTTGCGAAGAATCGATGCAATCACGTTGAATGGAGATGGAATGTCTGGAACATCAAAACGTGAGAATGTCCCAGGCTTGTCTGGTTGATTGAAAATCAGTGTGTGCTCTTTCCACTGGAGTCTGTCTTCAATGCCCAACTCCTTGAGCAATTGGAGCATATTCGGGTATGCCCCAAAGAAGGCGTGTAACCCGGTTTCGTACCAGTCGCCATCAGAGTCTTTCCAAGCCGCAACAAGGCCACCCAGTACGTCCCGGCTTTCCAAGACAATGGGAGTATGACCTGCGTCTGTAAGATATTTCGCGCAGGAAAGCCCTGCTAGACCAGCACCCGCGATCGCTACTCGCATTTAACCCTACTGCCTTTCAATATTTCTTAATGGTTTTGCCGTTTTCATTATACGTTGCAATCCGTTACATTTAGTGGTCGTTGTGCGATCGCTTTCCCAAAAAACTTGTTTCAAAGGGAATTTTGCCTAACACACACCCATCAAGACAACCATTGTTGACAATGGCTTTGCAGCCTTGATTTCATCTAAATTTAGACTACCAGATGTAGAGAAACAAAATTCATTACCTCTGACTAAAAAAACTACTTATTAACTGTTGTCTCAAAGTAGTTGATTTCTTTGGTAATCCGTGTATTTGCTCTCAGGAAATGTTTGCGGCATTGCTGAAGACTCCTAATCCATTTCCAGGTTACTTTCCTGAAAATTATGTTTAAGTAAAAATAAATACTTTATTTGTTTATGATTAAGTATTTTGACTATTGTAATTGAGTTGCACCTGTGAGATGTAAAATTCAATGGAAAGCTATTAACAGCTCGATTTGAGGATTAGTCGCGATCGCACAATTTAAACTAAATACATTTCAGTAGAGAAGGCGATCGTAAATCGTGCTGCATCCCATAGTCAGTTCTAGCAAATTCTATTTGCAATATTAAACGGTCTTGATGACTAGGGGTAATTCCCTTATGGAAAGAAAGCGGATCTTCCACAAATCCAAAACCAGCTTTGCCGCAAATCTTCACTAAAGATTCGGAACCATAATAATCGATGATATCTTGGTCTGTTTCTCGTTTGCGTAGCCAAAGATGTGACCATTTTTTCTTCTTATGACTACTACGAACACAAACATGAGGTCCACTGCGATCATCCACATCAGTTAAATAGAAAAAAAACTTCAAAAAACGATAATCGTCTATATCATAGTGAAACAATTGAGCAGCTTGACTTTGCTGATAAAATGTTGTTTGTCCGGAAAAGCTCCACCACATCAGATTCCCTTGATGTATTGGTTCAGCATCCAAAAATGCAGCAGCTATTGCCAATAATTTTGGATCATTTTGGATTTTTTTGATAGCAGGGCAAAACAAAGCTGTATTAAAATAACTTCCAATGATAAACTGCTTTCCTGACTTAGTTTGGGCTTGTTCTTTTTGATGGTAATGGAAACCCATATCTGGTTTTCTATTACCATAACAAGCTGTTGAATGAGCAAATTCGATGATTTCTTTAACAATGTCTTGAGGCAGATGAATCCCCAAATGTAAACCTTCAGTTTTAAGATGGTTAACAACTTCATCTACATTGACATCTGGAAAACAAGAATTGCTCTGATTAAAATCTAATTTAGCTGAACGCTTTAAGAAATAAATCATGATAGCTCGCCCAATTTTAAATCGAGCAATTTTACGCATCAAAAGCCATCTAGGATTTTTAATCAATCCTTTGTAATTTTCGTAACAAATATTATAAATTTTGGAAATAATTCTATCTAAACAGTTATTAAATAAGCTTATTGACATAAATCTCCTGGGATGAAAACAGCAGGATGCAATGCCTGTAGCAAGACACTCTTGGATCTAAGCAAAAATACTTTTGCCGAAAAACCGATTTAGACTTACGTAAGTAATACCATGTAACTGGTATCTTAATTCTTAAAAATGAATAACGATATTTACTGAAAGATATATTTACTGTTTCTTTTTATAAGTCACTCTTTTTTTAAAGAGTTACTGAAAGTTTGAAGGAAATTGAGCATTGGGAGTGCTGTATATGGATAGCAGGGAGTTTAGCTTGTGAGAAGTTAGGAGTTAGGAGTTAAGAATTATTCTCCCCTGTGCCCCTCATTCCCCTCATCTCCTCCACTCCCCACTCCTGATAAAGGTATAGGATTAGAGTTGATATTTTGAAGTTGAGCATCCCAGTTGTATTGCTACACAACTATAGGTAAAGGATTATGGCACGATCGCAAGAGCTAAACCGCTTTGGACATCACCTGATTCTAGGTATTTCTAGTACTACATTAAGTGATGACGATAAACGGGCACTCAGTGAATTAAAGCCGATAGGGGTGATATTTTTTGCTAAAAATTTTCTGGATGGCACCCCCTATGAGGTTTGGCTACAAAAGTTCAAGGATCTAAACAACCAGATACGAGAATATACTGGACGTGATTCCATGTTTTTGACTTTGGATCATGAAGGAGGTCGTGTTGTTCGCACACCAGCGCCGATTACGCGATTTCCTCAAGCGTTATTGTTGCGATCGCACGCCTACGAAGTAGCAAAAGCC
It encodes the following:
- the crtB gene encoding 15-cis-phytoene synthase CrtB; translated protein: MLQLPESKARMKTLVSVDESYELCRHLIAKYSTTFYLSTLLLSKEKRPAIWAIYAWCRRLDELVDGPASAITTPETLDLWEQQLESIFAGRPLDNFDVALVDTVQRFPMDIEPFRDMIAGQRMDLYRSRYETFEELYLYCYRVAGTVGLMSTAVMGLDTSKNTAPWNRQQQSHNPTEEEIALGIAKQLTNILRDVGEDARRGRIYIPLEDLARFNYTEQDLFAGIVDDRWRSLMRFQIARARQFYRKAEKGISCLAYDGRWPVWAALMHYSGILTVIERNDYNAFTKRAYVPQWQKLRSLPVAWMRSQVL
- a CDS encoding ABC transporter substrate-binding protein — protein: MQRISAALTLSIITLASGFLLGACEDGNGSNPTASGLKIGSLLPTTGDLASIGQQMAASVPLLVQTVNACGGVNGQPVTLVAVDDQTDPKAGAAGMTKLASVDKVAGVVGSFASSVSTAAVSIAAQNQVMLISPGSTSPVFTEKAQKGDFKGFWARTVPPDSYQGPALAQLATKKGFKRVSTVVINNDYGVGFEKAFVQAFEKLGGTIVNKKNPVRYDPKATTFESEATAAFAGKPDAVLGVFYVETGSLLLKSAYQQGLSKGVQVMLTDGMKSDEFPGQVGKGSDGKYIASGTIGTVPGSDGKALDALKKLWQEKKNSSPGEFAPQAWDAAALLVLAAQAAKQNTGPGIAKHIREVAGGPGTEVTDVCEGLKLLKEGKDINYQGASGNVDVDANGDVIGVYDVWTVGDDGKIKVIDKVTPK
- the pds gene encoding 15-cis-phytoene desaturase; this encodes MRVAIAGAGLAGLSCAKYLTDAGHTPIVLESRDVLGGLVAAWKDSDGDWYETGLHAFFGAYPNMLQLLKELGIEDRLQWKEHTLIFNQPDKPGTFSRFDVPDIPSPFNVIASILRNKDMLTWEQKIRFAIGLLPAVVRGQKYVEDMDKYSFLEWLERQGVDERVTSDVFIAACKALTFINPDEVSATILLTALNRFLQERYGSKIAFLDGSPTERLCNPIVDYITERGGEVRLNAPLKEILLNPDNTVKGFLIRGLNGAEDEIITADSYVSAISVDPLKAILPGSWKQMEFFQKLEGLEGVPVINLHLWFDRKLTEIDHLLFSRSPLLSVYADMSNTCREYANPDRSMLELVLAPAKDWIAKSDEEIVAATIAELEKLFPDHFGGDNPAKLLKSHVVKTPRSVYKATPGRQQYRPAQVTPIVNFYLAGSYTMQRYLGSMEGAVLSGKLTAQAISEAFPVAKSSNLQTLTRPPATNAATA